A portion of the Candidatus Methylomirabilota bacterium genome contains these proteins:
- a CDS encoding PilZ domain-containing protein: MKNSFGRVSRNASEEIRVWLQEDKEGELQVELRVYDRSAQGGGISLPEPEGLAVPIHALSELCQILQQVHEHLFKKDLVDVPSMRNLVTVDDPIKLHLLVDPPAPQPDTPSQPPVSVKLPVECYALDAPDTWPAEQVTGETRDLSSEGAQVWLPREFAAGSRLAVLIIIGKLHFRGHAEVVGTAPSPQDGSYPHSLQWVSLSPQAKHALSKITDTAK, translated from the coding sequence GTGAAGAACAGCTTCGGCCGGGTCAGCCGCAACGCGTCTGAGGAGATCCGCGTATGGCTCCAGGAGGACAAGGAAGGGGAGCTGCAGGTGGAACTCCGGGTCTACGACCGCTCCGCGCAGGGCGGTGGAATTTCCCTACCAGAACCGGAGGGGCTCGCCGTACCAATTCACGCGCTCTCGGAACTTTGCCAGATCCTGCAGCAGGTTCATGAACACCTCTTCAAAAAGGATCTGGTGGATGTCCCGTCCATGCGCAACTTGGTCACCGTGGACGACCCGATCAAACTACACCTCCTCGTAGACCCGCCCGCCCCTCAGCCCGATACCCCCAGCCAGCCCCCCGTGTCCGTCAAACTGCCTGTCGAGTGTTACGCCTTGGACGCCCCGGACACCTGGCCCGCTGAACAGGTGACCGGGGAAACCAGGGACCTGAGCAGCGAGGGCGCGCAGGTTTGGCTCCCCAGAGAGTTTGCCGCCGGTAGCCGGCTCGCCGTCCTCATCATCATCGGCAAACTGCACTTCCGAGGACATGCAGAGGTTGTGGGAACCGCGCCGAGCCCACAGGACGGAAGCTACCCACATAGCCTCCAATGGGTGTCCCTAAGTCCCCAAGCCAAGCATGCCTTGTCGAAGATCACCGACACCGCCAAGTAA
- a CDS encoding PspC domain-containing protein, translating to MSPVQELQERAVLFWEMAASLNDAFGSKQMKAMKKLYRSQTDKKIGGICGGLGHMFSIDSALIRLALVFIAVILIVANGAVGILPIIVAYIVGWIIVPVASPQHGEAVEISVKKLYRSQTDKKIAGICGGLGEIFSTDSTLIRLAVVFIGLVTAIVPVVVVYIVGWMIIPIGPPQQDQDEKNVATA from the coding sequence TTGAGTCCCGTTCAGGAGCTGCAGGAACGGGCTGTTCTTTTTTGGGAGATGGCCGCGTCCCTCAATGATGCGTTCGGATCGAAACAGATGAAGGCCATGAAAAAACTGTATCGCTCTCAAACAGACAAAAAGATAGGCGGTATTTGCGGTGGATTGGGTCACATGTTTTCGATCGATTCCGCGCTGATAAGGCTTGCCCTCGTTTTTATAGCGGTGATCCTTATCGTTGCGAACGGGGCAGTCGGAATACTCCCTATTATTGTTGCCTACATCGTGGGGTGGATCATCGTTCCGGTCGCCTCACCACAACACGGTGAAGCTGTGGAGATCAGCGTGAAAAAACTGTATCGGTCGCAAACTGACAAAAAGATCGCGGGTATTTGCGGTGGATTGGGTGAGATATTTTCGACCGATTCTACGCTCATACGGCTTGCGGTGGTTTTCATAGGATTGGTGACGGCGATCGTGCCTGTCGTTGTCGTTTATATAGTCGGATGGATGATCATTCCGATTGGCCCCCCACAGCAAGACCAAGATGAAAAGAATGTCGCGACCGCCTAA
- a CDS encoding glycine zipper domain-containing protein, with translation MKRIGIMLLSGVFLGACAGGPATTRERGAVTGAAVGAGAGAIIGSASGKPVQGAVIGGAMGALAGAVIGDQAQAREREAAVRHYPPPPPTAAGPALRYEPSWGVYVVEPHPHILFYEGHYYYWDGHVWHATIQWGGTWSVVRVVPGPVVEVPRRHLRGGPPPWAVAKHKHKHKKWKKK, from the coding sequence ATGAAGCGGATCGGGATAATGCTTTTGTCGGGTGTGTTTCTTGGTGCTTGTGCCGGTGGACCTGCGACCACGCGGGAGCGGGGGGCGGTCACCGGAGCTGCCGTCGGCGCTGGCGCGGGGGCAATCATCGGTAGTGCAAGCGGTAAACCCGTTCAGGGGGCGGTCATCGGCGGCGCGATGGGCGCGCTGGCCGGGGCCGTTATCGGGGATCAAGCGCAGGCACGGGAACGAGAGGCCGCCGTTCGGCATTACCCCCCGCCGCCACCCACTGCCGCCGGGCCGGCATTGCGGTATGAGCCCTCGTGGGGAGTGTACGTCGTCGAGCCGCATCCCCACATCCTTTTTTATGAAGGTCACTACTACTACTGGGATGGGCATGTATGGCACGCGACCATCCAGTGGGGCGGGACATGGTCTGTTGTCCGAGTCGTCCCTGGCCCTGTGGTGGAGGTGCCTCGCAGACACCTCCGTGGAGGGCCGCCTCCCTGGGCTGTAGCCAAGCACAAGCACAAACATAAGAAATGGAAAAAGAAGTAG